CTGTGATCGGCAAAACAATCAATCAGCAACAATTTTTAATCTTCTGCTGGATTGCAAACAGAATATAATAGGTATGTAAGGGAAAATATTCGCACCTCCAATCAAAAGGGAATTGGATACTCTAGTTGAGACCGCACTGGTATAGTAAGATTTATAGATTATTTTCTACAACGAACGTGAAGTTTATTAATGCTGATAAATTGACGTCAGATCCCGCAAGTAGCTCACGAAGATTGGATTGAAAACGGTAGCCAAGTTATTCTGTAAATTTTAAATCGATATTTCAGCTCAGGTCTTCGAAATGTTGATTCTGTGATCTTcgttgattgattgatatctCACCTGATATCCATCAGAAACTAAAGCGAATCCGGTCGCAAGTAAAGTGAAATAATCACTGAGCTTAGCTTTTTCTGTTGATTTGAGATTCGAAATTAGTAATATTCGATATATCAGGTTTTtttgttcaaattcaataagAATTGTCAACCTACGTTCAATCTCTTCTACGTCAACTTGAGCAGAGCCGTTATCCTCGGgagattgatatttctcAATTTCATGCTCGATATTCTTATTTTGGTTTTGTTCGTTGGGTTCCATTTCTGGCTGAAATTGTGATCCTAGAACAGGTAAAGGGGTAATATCTTGATTGTGTGacatctttatcaatacTATTGTTTCTATTAGATTTATCAGTATCTCAATATTATCGAAGATGTACACTACGAGGAACCTCGATAACTATTTTTTTTCGTCAATCCGGTCACAAAATGCGttatatatacctttcCTTCTTGGTCAGCCGACCTGGTATTTCCTCATCCATTTTTACATCCACTAGCATCCGAGTAAGACAATCACGTTCGTATCATATGACAATAATACATATCGGACACAAAATAAACTTAAACTTGAATCCGAATTACCTATCTTTCAGTTAAGTTGGTCTCTTTGAGTACCTAGTCTAGTCGAATCAAATATAATATTTTTCATAAATGTCGAACGTGTCATATGACCCAATTACATATTGATACAGTTTTAAAGAGCTAGGTTCATATGTTTTGACATGAATAGTCGGGACCGCATGCATCGTTATAAGAGTTACTTTTGCCAAGCACGTTGCATCCTGATAGAAAGTTGtatttttagatttattttCCAGGATCAGTTTGCCGAAATTATGGTTATTTTTAGCCGACCTTGATTGAACGTTCATCCCACAGCTCAACCATATGTTCATTCCCGCCGAATTCATTTCGGATTTCCGAAAGACAAGAAGCGCCAATGCTTATTGAAGGCATGCACGTGATATCATGAAAGCCGGTTTGTGAAACCACGTTGATTGGGCAATCGCACCTCAGAACTCATGTTATGAAGGAGTAATGTGGTAGTTGTCATGTATGAACTCTCTCGCATTCAGCTCTCGATATCACGTGTCTGATAAGATCGATGCGAGTTCTTAAACCATAGCGCCTATTATCTCTTTCATAGCTCAGGGATCGCTACTCTCGTGACAGAATGGCGGTTTCTTACGTTACTGGCATTCTCCCTTCGATGCACTCCTCTGTCACACCAATGTTATGCAGAATCACATAGTCCACAACAAGAATACTACTCCCCCTAAACGAGAATGTACCATCCCTAGCAATCATGAAGCAGACGGGGCCGACTAGAACCGTTGCAAAATCGGACGCGAAGGGTTAGGGAGCATCTCTCATGCTCAGACAAAAAACAAGCATTTCTTTACCGGACTTTTTGCTTCGCGCACTGGTCGTCAAAAAGACCAAAAAACAAAGCCTGCGGGGGGACTCGAACCCCCAGCCTTCCGATGACCTTTAAGCATCAAACTGAATTGAAACTCTTAAAAGTCGGATGCTCTAACCGATTGAGCTACGCGGGCTTGTGTGTTTAAGATGTTTTTGTACTGTATATAACAGTTACAGGAGGATAGTATAGCTTGCTTCAGGTCTCCCAGTTCAATGGTTCCATGGATGGCTTATCGTGCAAGGGAACTCTGAGGACTTATGATACGTACTAGTTCAGTAGTCGGCTTTGCATCGAAAGCGCTCGGCACCTGGTGTACACAGAGGAGTTGGCAAAGCTCATCATATCCTAACAATCATAATACTGGCGACTTTCTCAGATCAACTTGGGACCTCTATCAGTAGGCCATGACAGTCCTGCTGAGACCGTTTCAGCTTCTCAGATCGAACCTCATCACACAGGTAGTGTTCTCTCCTCAAGGGTCCAAAGGCTTGACCAGTCGACCGGGAACACTGGAAGAACGATGTCTATCAAGGGATCTGACACTTGGTCAATCTACTTTCGAAAATCCCCAACGTCTGCTTGTTTCTTGTAGCTGAATCTCTAGTATGACCAGAGGTGACCGGGACTCAGGTATTCCTGCGATGGCTCGATTTACACCCAAAGCAGGAGAGAGCTATGCTCAGCGAGGGATGACTAACGGGGAGACTATCAACAGGTCGATTTTGAGAAAATGACCGTACCAAAAAGTGTGAATTAGGGGATAAACCCGAGAAAGGGTCTCTAGACTTTCGGGTGGCTAATGTACTGTTTAGGATCTTTATCGTATATGCAAATACTGTAGCTTGTGATGATATTTGCCATGATGCCGTGAATAGGGAACGCAATCATGCTTCAGAAAAGCTTGAGAGGTAATATGAATACATAcaaatgattttcatcGTTATTTCGGATGACTCGATTCCTCCTTCAATCCTGCCATCTTTCTCAACCTTTCTGCTCGACTTTTCCGTAATGCCTCTACAGCGTCTCTTCCCTTTTCCGACCTATTCGCTATGTAATCTAATTTTGCAGCGTCCATACGCTCTTGTGTCATACTATGAATCCGAAATATGAGCGAACGTTCATGGATGAATTACGTAGATTGAAATCTATTGATAACTCACTAATCTCTCATGCAATTTTGCATATCATCCAATTTATCTTTACATACAAAAGGTAATGTAAACGTACGTCCAGTTGCGCAATCGGCGAAAGCTAAACATCGACTTGTTAAGCTTGAGATTGGAAGATGCAAATAGCAAAATCTCACCTTTCACACGATCATCGCATACTTTCAATGCCTCTGACTTGACGGCTTCGAGAACTTCGGTATCTTCCCGCCGTGATAGAGCTTCCATCTGAATCAGCGCTTTGGACGGTCTGACTTATGTGGTTATGAGCTGGTGGTAGTAGTTTCCTGTTGTGTCGGAGTGATAACAAGTTAGTATCTAATTCCTGTAAGGACTTTCGATTGATCTGATGGCCGTGAACTTGTCTACTTCGTACAAGGAAgcatcagcatcatcacCTTAAATGACTTAATCCGACGATCAGCTTGACCGAagtaaatcaacttttttttctaaatgaTGACATCATGACTTTATCTACTTGGGCgattttttgttttgatttgtgTCTACTTTGAGCGATTGTGATTTTATGAGCTTGAAACGCCTTCTTTGAAATTCTTAATAGGCCGTCAAAAAGAGCGGAAGAAGAGTCTTAGTGTGACAGAAAGTCATAATGAACAATCAACATGGCTTACCTGCCCGTCCCAACTTTTCGACTCCTGCTCAGTCCGGTTTAGCTCAACCGCGAGCGGGTCCTTCTCAGCCTCGCCCACCCTCGCAGACGAGATCAGGCCCATCTCGTTCTGTCCAGACCCCAACTTACACACCGAATTCATTTCCATCACAGCAATATGCCGGTGGGTATATGCCTCAACCTCAATACGCGGGTTACGGTATGGGTTATCAACCGAATTTATCGGGCGGCTATCCATCTTTTTATCCTCAACAAAACTATCAGCAATTCCCCACCCCCATGTCATTCTTCCCTCCATCTCAACCTCAAATAAACTCCTCGGGGTATACCTACTCATCTACGTATACTCAAGCGCAAGTGCAGCCTCCGAATAAAAGACAACGTCCGAATAATACAATGCCTCAAGAAGCAACAACTGGAGGGATGTGGAGGAACTGTTCTCAACCAGGATGCAAATTTGTTGGACCATCAGATAAAGTGGAAACTCACGAAGAAGATCGTCATCTGATTTTCGTAAACGGTAAGATGGCTGAGcgaagtgaagaagaagagagatTTGCTAGGAGGAAAGGGTAAGTGCTAATGTTGCGTAATGCTTAACCTGAAACACCATTGTTGATCCAACTTGGACTTGAACTTAGACCACTACCTCCAATACAAGGTACGACTATCACTCTGAATACTCCAGAAGAAATCGAGAAATGGATCGCGGAACGAAAAGCTAAATGGCCAAGTAGGAAACGGATATCAGAAAAGGTGATTCATTCAAAGCTGATAGGGATGAAGGTACTGACAATTTGTTCATACATCAGGAGGATGAACGTGCCGCTGCAATTGCCAGAGGGGAGGTACCCGCCAGGGGTCAGCGAAAAGGCAAAAAGATGGACGCTGCATCGTTGGCGGAAGAATGGGGAAAGGAAGTAATACCTCAAGCTTTGCGGGAAGGTCGAGGCGGGAGAGCGGAAAGAGGTAGTAGAGGCAGGGGAAGAGGTGCAGACAGGGCAAGGGGTCAAGGAAGGGATAGAGGTCGGGGAAGAGGTGGGCATAGAGGTGGACATATGGGACAAATGACGGAAAGCGTAGATCAAGGTTGGACGAGATTATCGACTTTACCCAGCGTTTCACCGGAAAAGCAATCGGTCGAGCTCAAATCGGATAAAGAGGCTTTACTAGCTTTGGAAGGCTATGATACACCGTCGTCAGCTACAACAAGTTCAGAGAGTGATTCCGGTTCGGAATCTAGCTCAGAGAGTGAAAGTGAGAGTGATTCAGAgacttcctcttcaagcGAGTCTGAGGCAAACCAAAAAGAGAAAACGGATGTGATCAAACCGTCAATAGACGTAGGCGGGAAGTCGATAATGGAAATACCTAAGGAGATATGCACTTTCGCACAACAAGGGACTTGCAAATTCGGTGCTAAATGTAAGAAGTCGCATGAaggtcaagaagaaatcttGTCGAGAAAACCTGCACCTCGTCAACCCAATCTCTTCAAAAAACCTAATCACTTTGCAAGACCTAGTATGTTGGGATCAGTGCGTATCTCATCTTTCTGATACTCTGGATGTAATGCTGACATGGCAGCGATTGGTTAGTTATTATCTAATCCCATTCAAAATACTATTTCTCAAATATCGCAGACGATCAGATTTTTGGTTGCCAACGATATGTTGGAAGGAGTTGAGCTTAAGCCTGGAGATGCACAGAAAGCAGAGGAGGAAAAAAACAAGGTGACAGAGGTCAACACGTCCGGGGCTTGATATATTCCGGTTAGGTCCATGTCACCAATGGTACGATTTTCCCTATCGTAAATGAATGCGATGAACCAATTTCATATCGTTACAACGTCTTAGCATACCATCCACATTGAATAACTTGATACAGCATATGCATTGATGCAGCAATTACAATGTGTTTGGTAAGCCCGGGAATCGCCCTCgtcttccttctttcacTCTGAACGATCATTACACGGTTCGTCCTTCTATCATACTCTGGTATGATACCGTTAGAATCCTCTACCTTCCAACCAGCCTTTGACTTCTTGAACCCAATGACCTTTGATCTGTAAGTGATTATTCGTAGGTCGTACAGTGACTTTCGGGGAGTGCGTGAAAGGGTCTATGTGTAAATCGGATAGATACGTtgtcaattgattttgaagtgTCTAGTGGTCGAGAATAAAGACATTAGCAGAGTTGATGAAAAGCGATATAGCACAGGAATAACAGGCGCTTATACTTACTCTAACATCGCCCTACAGTAGACAGGTTATGATTAGCATTCACATTGTATTCAATTGGGAACGAGTCAATCGGGATAGAGAGCTTGACTCACATCAACTTTTCTGATTATAGTAGTTATCCCACCTCCATTCCTAATTTTCGAATAAACAGGTAATTCCCCACCTTCACTTCTGTTCACATGATACCAACCCTCACTACGACTCGAACTTGATGAAGCAATGTCATCGGATATTGGAGGAGTGGAAagagctgaagatgatgaagatgcaaTGGCTGAGGGAGGCAATGGTGGAGGagctcttcttcctcgtGTAGCCATCCGAGCGAAGGTTGATATCGTTGATCTCATCGTATCAGGATAGTGTTGTTCTTCGATGCTGATATTAAGGGATTGATTATGGATAGGATAATAGATATTTCTGTGCATCCGATGAATATATCTCATCAAGTCTTGACTTTTTGAACCTCTTCGAAAAAGCAACGgttcaatttgattccgcACGTCGCCTTACCACGTGGCATCACTCCCCCTTATACTAGGAGTGAAGATCAAGTCAGATATTATCACGTAGGCAGTGCTGGACAAGCATCCTCATGCTGATACAGCTCGAGATGCCGGTGATATGGCTAATTTACATGCATTCATAACGAACAAAACCAAGAATTATGATCAGCTTCCAACGCTGACCGGGGCATACCCTCGTGACCCTGTTCCCCTCATTTCCGTACTACCAGAACTTGACCAGCCGTTTTGATTCGGGAATAAGCTTGACGAATATGATTGGATATTTGTAGGCAAAAGTGCTTGTCCCCATTCCCTGAGATCTGTAGGTCTCCCTCGAGTTTCGATTGCTTGGCGAAGtctagatgatgaagcGGGGATTGTCAAATACAGTAGAACAAGGTAGAGTTAACGAAACATATTTGTGTATGCACGTCAAAGTATGCGCGGATATGAGAAAAGGATTTAGATATCAGTACCACATGAAATACTgattgaagttgatcaCGTCCATTACTAGACAACAGAATGACTTACCTTGATCTGATTCCAGCATAAAGTAACAAACCAAACACGATTAGAAGGAAGAATGTCACAACATACTGATCTCTTGGCGAATCTCGTGCTATGATTCATCCCCTCGAGAAAGTCAGCCAAGATACGATTCATAGTGACCCATAAGACAATTTGTGCAATGACGGCGAATGACTCACTAAAACATCTAGCTTCTACATCACCTTCTGTGCCGGTTCCAATATCCGCATCCAGTTCAGGTACTTCAGCACCTTTACATATGCTGAGCTTTTGATCCAAGCAGAACTGTCTCGTACATGACAAACACGGTTTCTTGGTGTTTTCAGGTCGATATAAAGGTATTATAGTTGAGTTGGAGAAACATATACCTGAGCGTTCAGCGCAATAAAGGTCAGCTCGAGGACTTTTATGTGGGCGTAACTTGTCGTTCCGCGTACATTTACAGTATGATAGACCCGGATCGTTGAACAGGGCTGATATGGATATGGTTGTTGTTAAGAACACAGCTAAGATGACGGTCCAAACTCCCAAGCGGACCATCTTGACGAGCGTAGTTGAGATCAAGGCGACTCGCACGGCCGGTCAGAAAAGAGTATCGCACGAGCAGACTCAGTCGATCACAGCAAGAGAGGAATGCTTGTAATCGATTGTGTGTCCAGTATGTCCTACGCATGAACAAGAAGTAACCTCGATAGCTCTTTTCTTGTCAACAGAGGCTCGGGCGTATGGCAGTCACGTGCACAAAGTCGGGGAGATCCGCAATACGGCCGTAACGTAATCATCTGCGAGTAATCGTAAAGAGTAAAAGGATGACGACTAGACAGTTATTGATAATATCCTCTTCGACACTTGAATCAACATCAGATATCCATAATATACTTGTACATATATTTGGCATAAATACTAGTCCGAATACAACAACCAACTTCCATCGCAATTACCCAGATCGTCAAGCCTCCGCTATAC
The sequence above is a segment of the Kwoniella pini CBS 10737 chromosome 3, complete sequence genome. Coding sequences within it:
- a CDS encoding mitochondrial 54S ribosomal protein mL49; translated protein: MRSTISTFARMATRGRRAPPPLPPSAIASSSSSALSTPPISDDIASSSSSRSEGWYHVNRSEGGELPVYSKIRNGGGITTIIRKVDGDVRTLQNQLTTYLSDLHIDPFTHSPKVTVRPTNNHLQIKGHWVQEVKGWLEGRGF